DNA from Luteolibacter yonseiensis:
CGAAGGCCGCTTCCAGGAGCTCGATACCGAGCGCGAGCGCAAGCTCGACTCGCTCGAGTCCGGAGACGAGGTCGATCCCGGCGTCATCAAGGAAGTGAAGGTCTTCATCGCCGCCAAGCGCAAGCTGTCCGTCGGTGACAAGATGGCCGGTCGTCACGGAAACAAGGGGGTTGTCGCCACCATCGTTCCCGAGGAAGACATGCCGTTCCTTCACGACGGAACACCTGTCGACATCTGTCTCAACCCGCTCGGCGTGCCATCCCGGATGAACGTCGGACAGGTTCTTGAAACCCACCTCGGTGTCGCGGCCAAGGCTCTCGGCTTCAAGGTCGCCACCCCGATTTTCGACGGCATCAAGGAAGATGTCATCTGGGACTTCATGTCCAAGGCCAAGAAGGTCGATGGCGTGAAATGGATCGGTGACAACGGCGAACTCCGCGAGCGCAAGCCCGGCGAGAAGGAAGGTCCCGGCTACACCTGGATCGGTGACGGCAAGGACGGCACCACCGGCGGCAAGTCGACCCTCTATGACGGCCGCACCGGCGAGGCGTTCCACAACCCTGTCGTGGTCGGCATGATCTACATCCTGAAACTCGGCCACTTGGTTGCCGACAAGATCCACGCCCGTGCCGTCGGACCATACTCGCTCGTCACCCAGCAGCCGCTCGGTGGTAAGGCGCAATACGGTGGCCAGCGCTTCGGGGAAATGGAAGTGTGGGCGCTCGAGGCATACGGTGCCGCCTACACCCTTCAGGAACTCCTCACCGTCAAATCGGACGATGTCATGGGCCGGACCCGGATTTACGAGGCCATTGTCAAGGGCGACAACAACCTCGAGGCCGGCACTCCTGAATCGTTCAACGTGCTCATCAAGGAAATGCAATCCCTCGGACTCGACGTCCGTCCGGGTCGCAAGGGCTCGACCCATGGCTCCGGCATGACCGGTGGCCTGGACGACTACTCCCTCGATGACCTCACCCTGTAATTTAGAACCGCGAACCCCAACCCTGACCCAATACCTAACATGAGTGTCGATAACAACCTTCGCGAACTATTCGGCGTCGACGAGCGCCCAGAGGCATTTGACCAAGTCTCCATCACGGTCGCCTCTCCGGAAATCATCCGTTCCTGGTCCAAGGGCGAGGTGAAGAATCCGGAAACCATCAACTACCGGACCTTCAAGCCTGAGAAGGGCGGTCTCTTCTGCGAGCGGATCTTCGGACCCACCCGCGACTGGGAGTGCGCCTGCGGCAAATACAAGCGCATCAAGCACAAGGGCGTGATCTGCGACCGCTGCGGCGTCGAAGTCACCCTGAGCCGCGTGCGCCGCGAGCGCATGGGCCACATCGAACTGGCCGTGCCGGTTTCCCACATCTGGTTCTACAAGTGTATGCCGTCCCGCATCGGCCTGATGCTGGACATGAGCGCCCGCCAGCTCGAGCGCGTCATCTATTATGAAGACTACGTCGTCACCGAACAGGGCAACACCGCCCTCGAGGTCGGCCAGCTTCTCACGGAAAACGAACTCCGCGAGGCGGAGGACACTTACGGCGACGGCTCGTTCCAAGCATCCATGGGGGCTGCCGCCATCCAGGAACTGCTCCGCCAGTGCGATCTTCCTTCCCTGATCGTCAAGCTTGAGGAAGAGCTCGGAACCACCCGTTCCAAGCAGAACAAGAAGAAGCTCTCGAAGCGTCTCAAGATCACCCAGGGCTTCCACCAGTCCAACTCGCGTCCCGAGTGGATGATCCAGACCGTTCTCCCCGTGATCCCGCCGGACCTCCGTCCGCTGGTGCCACTCGAAGGCGGCCGTTTCGCCACCTCCGACCTGAACGACCTGTACCGCCGCGTCATCAACCGTAACAACCGCCTCAAGAACCTCCTGCTTCTCAAGACGCCGGAAGTCATCATCCGCAACGAAAAGCGGATGCTTCAGGAGGCGGTGGACGCCTTGTTCGACAACGGCCGCCACGGCCGCGCCGTCACCGGTGCCGGCAACCGCCCGCTCAAGTCGCTTTCCGACATGCTCAAGGGCAAGGGCGGACGCTTCCGTCAGAACCTTCTTGGCAAACGCGTGGACTACTCCGGTCGTTCCGTCATCGTCGTCGGTCCCGATCTCAAGCTCGGCCAGTGCGGTCTTCCGAAGAAGATGGCGCTCACCTTGTTCGAGCCCTTCATCATCCGCCGCCTCAAGGAGCTTGGCTACTGCCACACCGTGCGCTCGGCCAAGAAGATGATCGACCGCAAGACCACCGAGGTCTGGGACATCCTCGCGGAAGTCACCAAGGGTCACCCGATCCTTCTCAACCGCGCTCCGACGCTCCACCGTCTCTCGATCCAGGCCTTCGAACCGAAGCTCATCGAGGGCGAGGCCATCCGCGTCCACCCGCTCGTCTGTACCGCCTACAACGCGGACTTCGACGGTGACCAGATGGCCGTCCACGTGCCGCTTTCCATCGAAGCGCAGATGGAGTGCCGCCAGCTCATGCTCGCGCCGAACAACATCTTCTCGCCGGCATCCGGACGCCCCGTGACCGTGCCGACGCAGGACATCATTCTCGGCACGTATTACCTTACCTGGGCCGGCATCCGCACCCAGAAGGACCGCGAGAAGGAAGAGCACCTTCCGCTGTTCGAAAGCGCTTCGGAAGTCGAGTTCGCGCTCGCATCCGACAAGATCGACTATCACCAGTGGATCCGCGTCCGCAACCCCGACCACGGCAAGAACACCGTCTTCGGCTACAAGGGCGAGGAACTCACCGACAAGGACCGCAAGGAACTCACCCCGCTGGAGCAGGCGCTCCGCCAGGGCAAGATCATCGAGACCACCCCGGGCCGTGTCCGCTTCAACGAAATCTGGCCCGAAGGCGTTGGTTTCATCAACCACAACGTCGGCAAGAAGCAGATCGGTGACATCATCTGGCGCTGCTACCAGGTCGCGGGCAAGCCGAAGACCGTGCAGGTCCTCGACCTCCTGAAGAACCTTGGTTTCCGCGAGGCGACCCGTTCCGGAACCTCCATCGGTATCGTGGACATGGTCATTCCAGAGGAGAAGACCGAAGTCATCTCCAAGGCTTACGAAGAAGTCGAAAAGGTCACCAAGCAGTACCGCAACGGTGTCATCACCGACGGCGAGCGCTACCAGAAGGTCGTCGACGTCTGGACCCAGGCCACCGACACCATCGCCAACGCGCTCTATCGCAAGATCGAGTTCAACGAAGGCAAGAAGAAGGCATCGCCCCTCTTCATGATGGTCGATTCCGGTGCCCGTGGTAACAAGTCCCAGATCAAGCAGCTCGGCGGCATGCGCGGTCTGATGGCCAAGCCTTCCGGCGAGATCATCGAACGCCCGATCATTTCGAACTTCCGCGAGGGTCTCTCCGTGCTCGAGTACTTCATCTCGACCCACGGTGCCCGCAAAGGTCTTTCCGACACCGCGCTCAAGACAGCCGACTCCGGTTACATGACCCGTAAACTGGTCGATGTCGCCCAGGATGTCATCGTCTTCAAGCAGGATTGCGGAACCGCGAACGGCATCACCGTCGCCGCCATCTATGACGGTGACGAAGAGGTTGCCTCGCTTTCCACCCGTATCTACGGCCGTGTCTCCTGCGAGCAGATCAAGGATCCCGTCACCGGCGGTGTGCTGGTGGAGGTGGACGACGTCATCAACGAAGTGCAGGCCCGTTCGATCGAGAACATCGGCGTGCTCAAGCTCAAGATCCGCTCCGTCCTCACTTGTGAAGCCGAGCGCGGCTGTTGCGCGAACTGTTACGGCCTCAACCTCGCGACCGGTCTTCCGGTCAAGATCGGTGAAGCCGTCGGCATCATCGCCGCCCAGTCGATCGGCGAGCCCGGCACCCAGCTCACCATGCGGACCTTCCACGTCGGTGGTGTTGCCGCCGCGACGTTCAAACAGCCGATCATCAAGGCCAAGAACAACGGTCGCGTGGTTTACAAGGACCTCCGCACCGTGCAGGCGGTCGACGGACACTGGGTCGTCCTCAACAAGAACGGTGTCATCTCCATCCGCGACAAGGACGGTCTCGAGCTCGAGGCCCACAACATCGTCATCGGTTCGGAAATCTCC
Protein-coding regions in this window:
- the rpoC gene encoding DNA-directed RNA polymerase subunit beta'; protein product: MSVDNNLRELFGVDERPEAFDQVSITVASPEIIRSWSKGEVKNPETINYRTFKPEKGGLFCERIFGPTRDWECACGKYKRIKHKGVICDRCGVEVTLSRVRRERMGHIELAVPVSHIWFYKCMPSRIGLMLDMSARQLERVIYYEDYVVTEQGNTALEVGQLLTENELREAEDTYGDGSFQASMGAAAIQELLRQCDLPSLIVKLEEELGTTRSKQNKKKLSKRLKITQGFHQSNSRPEWMIQTVLPVIPPDLRPLVPLEGGRFATSDLNDLYRRVINRNNRLKNLLLLKTPEVIIRNEKRMLQEAVDALFDNGRHGRAVTGAGNRPLKSLSDMLKGKGGRFRQNLLGKRVDYSGRSVIVVGPDLKLGQCGLPKKMALTLFEPFIIRRLKELGYCHTVRSAKKMIDRKTTEVWDILAEVTKGHPILLNRAPTLHRLSIQAFEPKLIEGEAIRVHPLVCTAYNADFDGDQMAVHVPLSIEAQMECRQLMLAPNNIFSPASGRPVTVPTQDIILGTYYLTWAGIRTQKDREKEEHLPLFESASEVEFALASDKIDYHQWIRVRNPDHGKNTVFGYKGEELTDKDRKELTPLEQALRQGKIIETTPGRVRFNEIWPEGVGFINHNVGKKQIGDIIWRCYQVAGKPKTVQVLDLLKNLGFREATRSGTSIGIVDMVIPEEKTEVISKAYEEVEKVTKQYRNGVITDGERYQKVVDVWTQATDTIANALYRKIEFNEGKKKASPLFMMVDSGARGNKSQIKQLGGMRGLMAKPSGEIIERPIISNFREGLSVLEYFISTHGARKGLSDTALKTADSGYMTRKLVDVAQDVIVFKQDCGTANGITVAAIYDGDEEVASLSTRIYGRVSCEQIKDPVTGGVLVEVDDVINEVQARSIENIGVLKLKIRSVLTCEAERGCCANCYGLNLATGLPVKIGEAVGIIAAQSIGEPGTQLTMRTFHVGGVAAATFKQPIIKAKNNGRVVYKDLRTVQAVDGHWVVLNKNGVISIRDKDGLELEAHNIVIGSEISIKDGEDVKKGDEFVKWDPYNVPILTEKNGKVELRDMISGITVTNEVDKETGKKGMVVTEHKEDLHPQVVIIDEKTREVKASYSIPVGAHLSVKEGQVVTAGTQIAKTPRKVARTKDITGGLPRVAELFEARKPKDSCVIAKIEGAVSYGGNVRGKKKVIITHAETGEQVDHLVPMGKHVVVTEGDLVKRGDQITEGPVSPEDLLEACGAQELQEHLVNEVQSVYRVQGVEINDKHIEVIVRQMLRKVKITDPGDADQYLWGDQVDRSNFKRINAEIVANGGKPAEGEPVLLGITKASLETDSFISAASFQDTTRVLTEAATLGRVDYLSGFKENVIMGHLIPAGTGFHHHREAEFEFTVEEPEPIIVPKETFDDDEDAATA